One Pleurocapsa sp. PCC 7327 DNA segment encodes these proteins:
- a CDS encoding methyl-accepting chemotaxis protein: protein MTTSQPQSQLKMMQANRKLPRLKSVGTRLFLLVMGGALVGLGSMAYLFYNSLRKEVEAEIRQTLSSKVNLIDGQVQQAEALAKSLRTTVATLHAQGVETPETYIKLTLELFKNRPDYVTGLGFMQREYGVLPKKPWFGPYYLLDPGVPDFPGKLLPAPDNKIRYVDENTPGDFYPESDYWKDYMVPQKTLWADPYEYYGFFYTTFYIPIYDDQKQWLGGVSVDFDARTFEKSLQDKVIREAGYFALLTDSGQIVAYPPDPQKGLKAETVKSIPGLESVWSRLQNGQSGLIKERGTYWVYQRIPSTNWVALASVPSEVVLRPVLLITVGGAVAAGLLLAGIVVVAVQYLNRRLKPILDKCNKLAATDAQTLARLANEDEVGRVSVSFFNLIDQLATKEEQIRQEVARAVQAQEELKRAVEVEREGEALQAEVGQLLEVIAAVEEGDFTVQAPVSDRVTGLVADTFNRLIEEIAKVLAQVLEAARQVSAGADNLEQIAEVVVTNADRQAQEVEQALSLSERVERSAESAAQQLQVSNQSLLALDSTVLDGQAAMADLTRATEMLRQGTDRIVQQMKTLGEFVGLTEQLVRDQNQIAMQTQVLALNASLVAARACEQQNPRQFAIAAKEFEAIADQVSKLAQQTNEGLSVLEQRTTQVQNVVAAVDAGVQNLGGLVGGFTEGVERSTEAFNNVQMVTANVLQAGEAVTQSSQDIINTVRSTAAAMRDIAELAQRTVRLTQNTRHQSETMGDLSTRLLQRVEFFRLPSELLPQPPLEPESVDLSGTGESTVDANSTSVERGSSLSPTVRSVLVGEE from the coding sequence ATGACGACAAGCCAACCCCAGTCTCAGCTTAAGATGATGCAAGCCAATAGAAAGCTGCCTCGCTTGAAATCCGTGGGAACTCGATTATTTCTTTTGGTAATGGGAGGGGCTTTAGTCGGACTAGGAAGTATGGCTTACCTCTTCTACAACTCCCTCAGAAAAGAGGTTGAGGCAGAAATTCGTCAAACGTTGAGCAGCAAAGTTAACTTAATCGACGGTCAAGTCCAGCAAGCTGAAGCGTTGGCAAAATCGTTACGAACCACTGTTGCTACGCTCCACGCTCAGGGGGTAGAAACTCCCGAAACCTACATTAAATTGACCCTGGAACTGTTCAAAAATCGCCCGGACTACGTCACGGGTCTAGGATTTATGCAACGAGAGTATGGCGTTCTGCCTAAAAAACCATGGTTTGGTCCCTACTACCTCTTAGATCCGGGAGTCCCAGATTTTCCCGGAAAACTCCTGCCAGCTCCTGACAACAAGATTCGCTACGTTGACGAGAATACGCCTGGAGATTTCTACCCGGAGTCGGATTATTGGAAGGATTACATGGTTCCTCAGAAAACGCTTTGGGCAGATCCCTATGAATACTATGGGTTCTTTTACACGACTTTTTATATCCCGATTTACGACGACCAAAAGCAATGGCTGGGAGGAGTTAGCGTTGATTTTGATGCCAGAACCTTTGAGAAATCTCTCCAAGATAAGGTCATTCGGGAGGCGGGTTATTTTGCGCTGCTGACCGATAGCGGTCAAATTGTCGCCTATCCTCCCGACCCTCAGAAAGGACTTAAGGCTGAAACGGTTAAATCAATTCCCGGACTGGAGTCAGTCTGGTCTCGACTGCAAAACGGTCAATCTGGATTGATAAAAGAGCGCGGAACTTATTGGGTATACCAACGAATTCCGTCAACCAACTGGGTGGCTTTGGCATCAGTCCCATCTGAGGTAGTGCTGCGTCCGGTACTGCTGATTACCGTGGGAGGAGCTGTCGCGGCAGGTCTGTTGCTAGCCGGGATCGTCGTCGTAGCAGTGCAATATCTCAATCGCCGCCTGAAACCAATTCTCGACAAATGTAACAAATTGGCTGCAACCGATGCGCAAACGCTCGCCCGCCTGGCAAACGAAGATGAGGTGGGGCGGGTATCCGTGTCTTTTTTTAATCTGATCGACCAACTAGCCACCAAAGAAGAGCAAATTCGTCAAGAAGTGGCGCGAGCGGTGCAGGCGCAAGAAGAACTGAAGCGAGCGGTTGAGGTGGAGCGAGAAGGGGAAGCGCTGCAAGCAGAAGTTGGGCAGTTACTGGAGGTAATAGCGGCTGTAGAAGAAGGAGATTTTACCGTGCAAGCACCAGTAAGCGATCGCGTCACGGGGCTGGTAGCCGATACCTTCAACCGCTTAATCGAAGAAATCGCAAAAGTTCTGGCGCAGGTGCTCGAAGCTGCCCGCCAAGTGTCTGCGGGCGCAGACAACCTAGAGCAGATTGCCGAGGTAGTAGTAACTAACGCCGACCGACAGGCGCAGGAAGTGGAGCAGGCGTTGAGTTTGTCCGAGCGAGTAGAACGCTCTGCCGAGAGCGCCGCACAACAACTACAGGTCTCTAACCAGTCATTGCTGGCGCTCGATAGCACGGTACTCGACGGTCAAGCCGCGATGGCAGACCTAACGAGAGCAACAGAGATGCTGCGCCAAGGAACCGACCGCATCGTCCAGCAAATGAAGACCCTCGGAGAGTTCGTCGGACTGACCGAGCAATTGGTACGCGATCAAAACCAAATTGCCATGCAAACGCAAGTGCTGGCACTCAACGCCTCCCTGGTAGCCGCCCGCGCTTGCGAGCAGCAAAACCCCAGACAGTTCGCTATAGCCGCCAAAGAATTTGAAGCAATCGCCGATCAAGTGAGCAAGCTCGCCCAGCAAACTAACGAAGGCTTATCAGTGCTAGAGCAACGAACGACCCAAGTCCAAAACGTCGTGGCAGCGGTGGATGCCGGAGTGCAAAACCTGGGCGGACTGGTCGGAGGGTTCACTGAGGGGGTAGAACGGTCAACTGAGGCATTTAACAACGTACAAATGGTAACTGCCAATGTCTTACAAGCCGGCGAAGCCGTTACCCAATCGAGTCAGGATATCATCAATACCGTTCGCTCTACTGCCGCTGCCATGCGAGACATCGCCGAACTCGCCCAGCGCACGGTTCGGCTCACTCAGAATACCCGCCATCAATCAGAGACAATGGGCGACCTCTCAACTCGACTCTTGCAACGGGTAGAATTTTTCCGCCTTCCGAGCGAACTGTTGCCGCAACCTCCCTTGGAACCGGAGTCGGTCGATCTGTCTGGGACTGGCGAAAGTACCGTCGATGCCAACTCGACTTCGGTCGAGCGGGGATCTTCTTTGTCTCCAACCGTTCGATCTGTTCTAGTCGGTGAGGAGTAA
- a CDS encoding response regulator, whose translation MRLLVVDDSAVDRRLLVSLLQELGHQVDESADTAGILDKIAQEKYATVFLDIVMPEQDGYKFLRELRSNPTTAKQHVIFCSSKKTPIEVNYGIKRAGADAYLTKPVTRESVSAVLEEVPT comes from the coding sequence ATGCGGTTATTAGTAGTAGATGATAGTGCAGTGGATAGACGCTTGTTGGTGTCTCTCCTGCAAGAGTTGGGACATCAAGTCGATGAAAGTGCCGATACAGCAGGTATTTTGGATAAAATCGCCCAGGAAAAATACGCCACCGTGTTTCTCGATATCGTGATGCCAGAGCAGGATGGCTACAAATTCTTACGAGAACTGCGCTCCAATCCGACCACTGCCAAACAACACGTGATCTTTTGCTCTAGCAAAAAAACCCCCATTGAAGTTAACTATGGCATCAAGCGGGCAGGAGCAGATGCCTACCTAACCAAGCCCGTAACCCGCGAAAGCGTGAGCGCAGTTTTAGAGGAGGTTCCCACATGA
- a CDS encoding response regulator: MSGLTSSNIAFESRELPNLLASACEEVRTGYWQFKFTSAPGASDPKAPWYLAMSQGRVIFSGSQPLSWRSLCQTLQRYLPSLRTASVKQTLQAIAQESSPQELAMLSKVLLKAEQRLPALEQQNVVSAIHLQILSDFDTYLFDSAGSGRYSDNNALVYQAPVSGFKLEDLIFQAQMRQEEWKSLRRYVPSMLGTPILNSEALENSSLGAEQKQLVRKLVGLGKPLSAIAQVMAKDPLETAKMFAKLIEKGYVTLQLSPDIAAKFAAPEVFIVDDSPLFLQKFKSLVTRWGYRVNAWGDTATVVQKMLESNPSIVFLDINMPGMSGFDLIKEVRRQPQLAVLPLVLLTGENSLSNQWRAKWGNCKFLAKPRASEEIFSFQVELRGLLQEAVPLPQ, translated from the coding sequence ATGAGCGGGTTAACATCCTCCAACATCGCGTTTGAGTCCCGTGAGTTGCCAAACTTACTCGCTTCAGCCTGCGAAGAAGTCAGGACTGGGTACTGGCAGTTTAAATTTACGAGCGCTCCCGGAGCAAGCGACCCAAAAGCACCGTGGTATTTGGCAATGTCTCAAGGACGGGTAATTTTTTCTGGGTCTCAACCCCTATCTTGGCGATCGCTGTGCCAGACGCTGCAACGCTACCTGCCCAGTTTGCGTACCGCCAGCGTCAAGCAAACGCTTCAGGCGATCGCGCAAGAGTCATCGCCGCAGGAATTGGCAATGCTCAGTAAAGTGTTGTTGAAAGCCGAGCAAAGGCTTCCTGCGCTAGAGCAGCAGAACGTCGTCAGTGCCATCCATCTGCAAATCCTATCCGACTTTGACACCTACCTTTTTGACTCGGCGGGAAGCGGTCGCTATAGCGACAATAATGCCTTAGTTTATCAGGCTCCCGTGAGCGGCTTTAAATTAGAAGATTTAATTTTCCAAGCGCAAATGCGCCAAGAAGAATGGAAAAGTCTGCGACGCTATGTCCCTTCGATGTTGGGTACGCCGATTCTGAACTCGGAAGCCTTAGAAAATTCTAGCTTGGGCGCAGAGCAAAAACAGCTCGTGCGGAAATTAGTCGGTCTGGGCAAACCTTTAAGCGCGATCGCCCAAGTCATGGCAAAAGACCCACTCGAAACCGCCAAAATGTTTGCCAAGCTGATTGAGAAGGGCTATGTAACCTTGCAGCTTTCCCCAGATATCGCCGCCAAATTTGCCGCACCGGAAGTATTTATCGTCGATGACTCCCCCCTCTTTCTGCAAAAGTTTAAATCCTTAGTCACGAGATGGGGCTATCGCGTCAATGCCTGGGGCGATACCGCTACCGTCGTTCAAAAGATGCTAGAATCCAATCCCTCGATTGTCTTTCTCGACATCAATATGCCAGGAATGTCAGGATTTGACTTAATTAAGGAAGTGCGGCGGCAACCTCAGCTTGCCGTGCTCCCCTTGGTATTATTAACAGGGGAGAATTCCCTCTCCAATCAATGGCGAGCCAAGTGGGGAAACTGTAAATTTTTGGCAAAGCCGAGAGCGTCTGAGGAAATTTTTAGCTTTCAGGTAGAACTGCGCGGCTTGCTGCAAGAAGCAGTCCCCCTGCCTCAATAA
- a CDS encoding chemotaxis protein CheW: MTEKAEGAAIATPPSGSRFILAQLDRLTLVFTANLVAETLLIDRSQILPMPFYPSVVLGCIHHAGQLVPLVATDALFGISSPLTKERLTVVRLGEQAQKFAGVGLVVDRLLSSQTSEQLPAEIFDADLYFPATEREATLKLFKTQLLSDELFLPQRWAASTSRS; the protein is encoded by the coding sequence ATGACAGAAAAAGCTGAGGGCGCAGCGATCGCAACCCCTCCGAGCGGCAGTCGTTTCATCTTGGCACAACTCGATCGGCTAACGCTGGTGTTTACCGCTAACTTAGTTGCGGAAACCTTGTTAATCGATCGCTCCCAGATTTTACCGATGCCTTTCTATCCTTCGGTCGTTTTGGGTTGCATTCACCACGCCGGACAGCTCGTGCCGCTTGTAGCCACCGATGCTTTGTTCGGGATTTCCAGCCCTCTGACGAAAGAACGATTGACCGTCGTTCGCCTGGGCGAACAAGCACAGAAGTTTGCCGGAGTTGGGCTGGTTGTCGATCGCCTCTTGAGCAGTCAAACAAGCGAGCAGTTGCCAGCAGAAATCTTTGACGCGGATCTATATTTCCCTGCCACAGAAAGGGAGGCAACCCTGAAACTGTTTAAAACGCAACTGTTGAGCGACGAACTGTTTCTGCCCCAGCGCTGGGCTGCCAGCACGAGCCGCTCTTGA
- a CDS encoding VOC family protein codes for MHHASIRTANIHRAIAFYEKLGFTVTERFTTGYTLACWMEGLGGRIELIQIPEPKPAPDAFSDEHYVGYYHLSFDLTDKTPDLPTWLRDLEARFADAARQNPEQFQALKVLLEPMQRIIGDRVYEVAFIADTDGLPLEFIRVMSTIGR; via the coding sequence ATGCATCATGCTTCTATTCGCACGGCTAATATTCATCGGGCGATCGCGTTTTACGAAAAGTTAGGCTTTACCGTAACCGAACGCTTCACGACAGGTTACACTCTCGCTTGTTGGATGGAAGGGTTGGGCGGCAGGATCGAATTGATTCAGATTCCCGAACCCAAACCCGCTCCCGATGCCTTTAGCGACGAACATTATGTCGGCTACTATCACCTGTCTTTCGATTTGACGGATAAAACCCCAGATTTACCCACTTGGCTGAGGGATTTAGAAGCGAGGTTTGCCGACGCTGCCAGGCAAAATCCCGAACAATTTCAAGCCTTAAAAGTTTTGCTCGAACCCATGCAGCGAATCATCGGCGATCGCGTTTATGAAGTCGCCTTCATCGCCGATACTGATGGGTTACCTTTGGAATTTATACGAGTAATGTCTACCATCGGGCGCTAA